The segment GCATATTTGAGCTTGGTCTGGAAGCCGACCATGTTCCACAGCGTACCGCTGGCATTATCCTGCCGCAGCTGCACCACGGCATAGGGCCAGCGCCCAGTGCGCGGATCGTCCAGGCCCACGCCCTTCATCGGTCCATAGCGCGGCGTGTCCACCCCCCGCTCGGCCATCACTTCGATCGGCATGCAGCCTTCGAAATAGGGGACGTTTTCCCATTCCCGGAATTCGGTCTTCTCGCCCGCCATCAGCGCGGCGTGGAATTCGAGATACTGCTCCTTGGACATCGGGCAATTGATGTAATCCTTGCCCGATCCCTTGTTCCACCGGCTCTGGAACCAGGCGATCTCCATGTCGATCGACTCGCGGTGCACGATCGGCGCGATTGCGTCGAAAAAGGCGAGGCTGTCCTTGCCGGTCGCGCGGCCGATGCTCTCCGCCAGCATCGGGGCGGTGAGCGGACCCGTAGCGACGATCGTGCGGCCCTCGGCAGGCAGGGTGTCGACCCGCTCTCGAACGATGGTGATGTTGGGGTGGGCCTCCAGCGCGGCGGTCACCCCGTCGGCAAAGCCGTCGCGGTCCACGGCCAGTGCTGATCCGGCGGGCACCTTGTGGATGTCGCCCTGGGTCAGGATCAGCGAGCCGAGCGCGCGCATCTCCTGGTGGAGCAGCCCGACCGCATTGCTGTCGGCATCGTCCGAACGGAAGCTGTTCGAGCAGACCAGCTCGGCGAGCCGGTCGCTCTGGTGCGCCGGGGTCATCTCGCCCGAGCCGCGCATCTCCGACAGACGAACCTTGTGGCCGGCCTGGGCCAGCTGCCACGCGGCTTCCGATCCGGCGAGGCCGCCGCCGATGATATGGATGTCGTGGCCGGGCATGGGCGTACTCTAGCTGTTGGAACGGGGAAGCAGGCGGACATAGTCCCCACGGCTCAGCGCGCAACCCCTGCGGCTTCCGCGCGCTGCGCGATCACGGCCAGCACATTGCTGGATACGTCGCCGAGGAAAAACTCGCCCCACAGCCTCGCATACCCGTTCACCGGCGTCCGCACGCGATAGCGGGTCGTCAGTGTCAGCCGCGTCCGGCCGTCGCCCAGCGGCTCCAGGGTGTAGCCGCCATCGGTGATCCGGTAATAGGCGCTGTCGGGCATCAGGTGGCGATCCTGCAGCTCCCAGCCGCCCATCTCGTCCTTGTCGAAGCGGAAGCGCCACCACAGCCGCCTGGCCGGTTGCCAGTCGGTGATGACCTCCTTGAACGACAGGCCCTGCTGCCAGCGCACATAGCGGATCGCGCCCGGGCCGGTACCGGCCAGCCGCGCGCTGACCGGGCGGGGCAGGCGGATCACGTCCTGCGAAATATTCCACGTCCCCTCGCTGGGGGCGATCGTCCCCACGCCCTGCGCGAGCGGCCAGATCTTCGCGGGGGTCGCCTCCACTATGATCGATCGGCGGACGACGGCCTCGGCGACGGGCAGCGGGACATAGGGGTCGGCCTGCATCGCCAGCACCGGCAGGAGCAGCAGCGCGCTGGAGCGCAGCATCTGTCCTGCCTCGTCCTCGCGCGGCCCGAACCCGCGCCAGGCGAGGTAGCCACCCAGCGTGCTGAGCAGATACCAGATCGGCGCCAGCATCACGATGCAGAGGATGCCCTCATAGAGAAACACCAGCGAAGTCGACACCACCGCAACCAGCAGCGCCACGGGGATCTTGCGCGTGTAAAAGGCGCGCGAGCGCTCGCGGAACGGGTCGGCGATCCCGAGGATGAACGCGGTCACGGCGGCCGGCAGGATGACCAGGAAGGAGAAGCTGATCAGCCCGCTGGGGTTGGCGGCCGTCAGCAGTAGGTAGACGGCGAGGCAGAAAGCGAGGCCGGCCGCCAGCGCGCACGCGACCCGGATCGCCGCCTTGCGGCGGCGGGGAGAGACTTCGGTCATCGGAAACTCCTTTCGGCGCGGCGGACGCTAT is part of the Sphingomonas sp. genome and harbors:
- the trmFO gene encoding methylenetetrahydrofolate--tRNA-(uracil(54)-C(5))-methyltransferase (FADH(2)-oxidizing) TrmFO, whose translation is MPGHDIHIIGGGLAGSEAAWQLAQAGHKVRLSEMRGSGEMTPAHQSDRLAELVCSNSFRSDDADSNAVGLLHQEMRALGSLILTQGDIHKVPAGSALAVDRDGFADGVTAALEAHPNITIVRERVDTLPAEGRTIVATGPLTAPMLAESIGRATGKDSLAFFDAIAPIVHRESIDMEIAWFQSRWNKGSGKDYINCPMSKEQYLEFHAALMAGEKTEFREWENVPYFEGCMPIEVMAERGVDTPRYGPMKGVGLDDPRTGRWPYAVVQLRQDNASGTLWNMVGFQTKLKYAEQVRLFRTIPGLENAEFARLGGLHRNTFLRSPELLDGTLRLKSAPNIRFAGQITGCEGYVESAAIGMLAGRFAAAEIAGADLPAPPRETALGALLSHITGEAEIETYQPMNVNFGLFPPIEGRTKKADRKRMYTDRARAALKDWLAA
- a CDS encoding SRPBCC family protein — its product is MTEVSPRRRKAAIRVACALAAGLAFCLAVYLLLTAANPSGLISFSFLVILPAAVTAFILGIADPFRERSRAFYTRKIPVALLVAVVSTSLVFLYEGILCIVMLAPIWYLLSTLGGYLAWRGFGPREDEAGQMLRSSALLLLPVLAMQADPYVPLPVAEAVVRRSIIVEATPAKIWPLAQGVGTIAPSEGTWNISQDVIRLPRPVSARLAGTGPGAIRYVRWQQGLSFKEVITDWQPARRLWWRFRFDKDEMGGWELQDRHLMPDSAYYRITDGGYTLEPLGDGRTRLTLTTRYRVRTPVNGYARLWGEFFLGDVSSNVLAVIAQRAEAAGVAR